A portion of the Lolium rigidum isolate FL_2022 chromosome 1, APGP_CSIRO_Lrig_0.1, whole genome shotgun sequence genome contains these proteins:
- the LOC124683140 gene encoding histone H2A.1-like, protein MAGRKGGERKKSVTRSVKAGLQFPVGRIGRFLKKGRYAQRVGSGAPVYLAAVLEYLAAEVLELAGNAAKDNKKSRIVPRHLLLAIRNDQELGRLLAGVTIAHGGVLPNIHSVLLPKKSAAAASAAEKEPKSPKKKAATPKKKTAAKE, encoded by the coding sequence ATGGCCGGAAGGAAGGGCGGCGAGCGGAAGAAGTCGGTGACGAGGTCCGTCAAGGCCGGGCTGCAGTTCCCGGTTGGCCGCATCGGGCGCTTCCTCAAGAAGGGCCGCTACGCGCAGCGCGTCGGCTCCGGCGCGCCCGTCTACCTCGCCGCCGTCCTCGAGTACCTGGCCGCCGAGGTGCTCGAGCTCGCCGGCAACGCCGCCAAGGACAACAAGAAGAGCCGCATCGTGCCGCGCCACCTGCTGCTCGCCATCCGCAACGACCAGGAGCTCGGCAGGCTGCTCGCCGGCGTCACCatcgcccacggcggcgtgctgcCCAACATCCACTCCGTCCTCCTCCCCAAgaagtccgccgccgccgcctccgccgcggagAAGGAGCCCAAGTCGCCCAAGAAGAAGGCCGCAACCCCCAAGAAGAAGACCGCCGCCAAGGAGTAG
- the LOC124683141 gene encoding probable polyamine aminopropyl transferase → MAFLVAVPLPGPPILRRLHFTTTTTTRASAAKTDPLPEELQLVADLRTPHNHIRVADVSRRATGHPLAGARLLLLDGPGNIHSVSFPRCPLTRTYLDVFAALPPLLPRPSLAVLGFGAGSAARALLHFYPDLSVHGWELDPSVIAVARDFFGLADLEKSHADRLLVHVGDALEVEAVPGGFGGVLVDLFANGSVLPELQEAATWRRIGGMVARGGTVMVNCGGGCVEAEEEGRDGEAVKDATLRAMAAAFGDGMVAMMDVDESWVAVTGPAVGAPEEAAAAWKARLPPQLRQYVDVWRPYNGNR, encoded by the coding sequence ATGGCATTCCTGGTCGCTGTTCCACTTCCGGGACCTCCTATCCTCCGTCGTCTCcacttcaccaccaccaccaccacacgtgCCTCCGCGGCAAAAACCGACCCCCTCCCGGAGGAGCTTCAGCTCGTCGCCGACCTCCGCACCCCGCACAACCACATCCGCGTTGCCGACGTCTCCCGTCGCGCCACCGGGCATCCCCTCGCCGgcgcccgcctcctcctcctcgacggcCCCGGCAACATCCACTCCGTCTCCTTCCCTCGCTGCCCGCTCACCCGGACCTACCTGGACGTCTTCGCCGCGCTCCCGCCGCTCCTCCCGCGCCCATCCCTCGCCGTCCTTGGCTTCGGCGCAGGCTCCGCCGCCCGCGCCCTCCTCCACTTCTACCCGGACCTGTCCGTCCACGGCTGGGAGCTCGACCCCTCCGTCATCGCCGTCGCGCGGGACTTCTTCGGCCTCGCCGACCTCGAGAAGAGCCACGCCGACAGGCTGCTCGTCCACGTCGGCGACGCGCTGGAGGTCGAGGCCGTGCCGGGAGGCTTCGGCGGCGTGCTGGTGGATCTGTTCGCCAACGGAAGCGTGCTGCCGGAGCTCCAGGAAGCTGCCACTTGGCGCCGGATAGGCGGGATGGTGGCGCGCGGAGGGACGGTCATGGTGAACTGCGGCGGGGGCtgcgtggaggcggaggaggaggggagggacGGCGAGGCCGTGAAGGATGCGACGCTGCGGGCGATGGCTGCAGCGTTCGGGGACGGGATGGTGGCCATGATGGATGTGGATGAAAGCTGGGTCGCCGTGACCGGGCCGGCAGTGGGCGCGCCAGAGgaggccgctgcggcgtggaaggCTCGGTTGCCGCCGCAGCTGCGCCAGTATGTTGATGTGTGGAGGCCATACAATGGCAACAGATGA